In Polycladomyces zharkentensis, one DNA window encodes the following:
- the ablA gene encoding lysine 2,3-aminomutase: MRDWREVELWKDVTEEQWNDWLWQLTHTIRTLEDLQKVVNLTEEEIEGVKISNQTIPLNITPYYALLMDPDDPKDPIRLQSVPVSSELMRTPYDMEDPLLEDTDSPVPGLTHRYPDRVLFLITNQCSMYCRYCTRRRFSGQIGMGVPKKQMDACLDYIRNTPTVRDVLLSGGDGLLVNDRILEYLLSNLREIPHVEIIRIGTRAPVVFPQRITENLCKILKKYHPVWLNTHFNHPKEITPEAKRACEMLADAGVPLGNQSVILAGINDCPHVMKKLMHELVKIRVRPYYLYQCDLSEGIGHFRAPVSKGLEIIEFLRGHTSGYAVPTFVVDAPGGGGKIPLSPNYIISQSPTKTVLRNFEGVITSYPEPAHYKPHNPEECPECQAAKGENVGVAALMSDERINLEPKQLPREERRVGEVNPGEARKPERKKTADTVKDKELTQT, encoded by the coding sequence ATGCGCGACTGGCGTGAAGTGGAATTGTGGAAAGACGTGACGGAAGAGCAGTGGAACGACTGGTTGTGGCAATTGACCCACACGATCCGCACATTGGAGGATTTGCAAAAGGTGGTCAATCTGACTGAGGAAGAGATCGAAGGGGTGAAGATTTCCAATCAGACGATCCCGCTCAACATCACTCCCTATTATGCCTTGTTAATGGACCCCGATGATCCGAAAGACCCGATCCGTCTGCAGTCGGTACCAGTGTCCAGTGAACTGATGCGAACGCCGTACGACATGGAGGACCCGCTTCTGGAGGATACGGATTCTCCCGTTCCGGGTCTGACACACCGGTATCCGGACCGTGTCCTGTTTCTGATCACCAACCAATGCTCGATGTACTGCCGGTATTGTACACGCCGGCGTTTCTCGGGACAGATTGGCATGGGTGTGCCGAAGAAGCAGATGGACGCCTGCCTCGATTATATCCGCAATACGCCGACGGTGCGGGATGTGTTGCTGTCCGGCGGGGACGGCCTTTTGGTCAACGACCGCATATTGGAATATCTGCTCTCCAACCTGCGTGAAATCCCGCATGTGGAAATCATCCGGATCGGTACGCGGGCGCCGGTCGTGTTTCCCCAACGGATTACGGAAAATTTGTGCAAGATCCTGAAAAAGTATCATCCCGTCTGGCTCAACACGCATTTCAACCACCCGAAGGAAATCACGCCGGAAGCCAAACGGGCCTGTGAAATGCTGGCCGATGCAGGTGTGCCGCTCGGCAACCAGTCGGTCATCTTGGCCGGAATCAACGACTGTCCGCATGTGATGAAAAAACTGATGCATGAGCTGGTCAAGATCCGCGTACGACCGTACTATCTCTACCAATGCGATCTTTCCGAAGGGATCGGCCATTTCCGGGCGCCCGTTTCCAAGGGATTGGAGATCATCGAGTTTCTCCGTGGCCATACATCGGGGTACGCCGTGCCGACGTTTGTGGTGGATGCACCGGGCGGAGGCGGAAAAATTCCGCTCAGCCCCAACTACATCATTTCGCAAAGCCCGACCAAAACCGTGTTGCGCAACTTTGAGGGGGTGATCACGTCCTATCCGGAACCGGCCCACTACAAACCGCACAACCCGGAAGAGTGCCCGGAGTGTCAAGCCGCCAAAGGGGAAAATGTCGGCGTGGCCGCATTGATGAGCGACGAACGCATCAACCTCGAGCCAAAACAATTGCCGCGTGAAGAACGCCGTGTCGGGGAAGTCAATCCGGGTGAGGCACGCAAACCTGAGCGGAAGAAAACCGCAGACACCGTCAAGGATAAGGAGTTGACCCAAACGTAA
- a CDS encoding L-erythro-3,5-diaminohexanoate dehydrogenase produces the protein MTHASVPKGHPLGLHRVLEPSGVLPQPAWRLDARPVCCDNELLIDVLRLNIDSASFSQLKEEAGGDPKAVKRRIAEIVRERGKMHNPVTGSGGMLIGRVAEVGPRFPDPHLQVGDKIATLVSLTLTPLYLESIENVDMKTGQVEVKGKAVLFASGPFARLPEDLPERVALAALDVCGAPAQTVRLVKPGQTVVVMGAGGKSGILCLYQAKKRAGPKGRVIALENGQQACADIAALGLTDDLIRVDATDPVAVLTEVERVTDGDLADVTINCVNVPGTELSAILATKDGGTVCFFSMAVRFTAAALGAEGVGKDVQMMIGNGYVRGHAALTLDILRECEGLRKLFVSRYAGSAQRV, from the coding sequence TTGACGCACGCATCTGTTCCGAAAGGACACCCTCTGGGATTGCACCGGGTGCTGGAGCCTTCGGGCGTGTTGCCCCAGCCGGCATGGCGGTTGGATGCCCGTCCGGTATGTTGTGACAATGAGCTGTTGATCGACGTACTCCGGTTGAATATCGATTCCGCTTCTTTTTCTCAGTTGAAGGAGGAGGCGGGCGGTGATCCGAAAGCGGTGAAGCGTCGCATTGCGGAGATTGTCCGGGAGCGGGGCAAGATGCACAACCCGGTTACCGGTTCCGGAGGGATGCTGATCGGACGTGTAGCTGAAGTCGGACCCCGTTTTCCCGATCCACATTTGCAGGTGGGAGACAAAATCGCAACACTGGTGTCGTTGACGCTGACGCCTTTGTATTTGGAATCGATTGAAAACGTGGACATGAAAACAGGGCAGGTGGAGGTGAAGGGGAAAGCCGTCCTGTTTGCCAGCGGGCCGTTTGCCCGTCTGCCGGAAGACCTCCCGGAACGGGTGGCGCTGGCTGCGCTGGATGTTTGCGGAGCGCCGGCGCAAACCGTACGTCTCGTGAAACCGGGGCAAACCGTGGTCGTGATGGGGGCAGGAGGGAAATCCGGGATATTGTGTCTGTATCAGGCGAAAAAGCGAGCAGGCCCCAAGGGAAGGGTGATCGCGCTGGAGAATGGCCAACAGGCTTGCGCTGACATCGCCGCGTTGGGATTGACCGATGACCTGATTCGAGTGGACGCCACCGATCCTGTCGCTGTTCTGACGGAAGTGGAACGGGTGACGGATGGGGATCTGGCCGATGTCACCATCAACTGCGTCAATGTACCCGGTACCGAGCTGTCCGCCATTCTGGCGACGAAGGATGGGGGGACGGTTTGCTTTTTCAGCATGGCCGTGCGGTTTACCGCAGCAGCGTTGGGGGCTGAAGGGGTCGGCAAGGATGTACAAATGATGATCGGTAACGGATACGTTCGGGGACATGCGGCACTGACTCTGGACATCTTGCGGGAATGTGAGGGGTTGCGGAAGTTGTTCGTTTCCCGTTATGCGGGTTCGGCACAACGGGTGTGA